In Castor canadensis chromosome 11, mCasCan1.hap1v2, whole genome shotgun sequence, a single genomic region encodes these proteins:
- the Psmb4 gene encoding proteasome subunit beta type-4 — protein sequence MEAFWESRSGHWAGGPTPGQFYRVPSTSSSFMDPVSAHYEGPVTRTQNPMVTGTSVLGVKFEGGVVIAADMLGSYGSLARFRNISRIMRVNNSTMLGASGDYADFQYLKQVLGQMVIDEELLGDGHSYSPRAIHSWLTRAMYSRRSKMNPLWNTMVIGGYADGESFLGYVDMLGVAYEAPSLATGYGAYLAQPLLREVLEKQPVLSQTEARELVERCMRVLYYRDARSYNRFQIATVTEKGVEIEGPLSAETNWDIAHMISGFE from the exons ATGGAAGCGTTTTGGGAGTCGCGGTCTGGGCATTGGGCCGGGGGTCCGACCCCGGGACAGTTTTACCGCGTCCCGTCCACTTCCAGTTCTTTCATGGATCCGGTATCCGCTCACTACGAGGGCCCAGTCACGCGGACCCA GAACCCCATGGTGACCGGGACCTCGGTACTGGGCGTCAAGTTTGAAGGCGGAGTGGTGATTGCAGCAGACATGCTGGGCTCCTATGGCTCCCTTGCCCGCTTCCGCAACATCTCTCGCATTATGCGAGTCAACAACAGCACCATGCTGGGTGCCTCTGGAGACTACGCCGACTTCCAGTATTTGAAGCAGGTTCTCGGCCAGATGGT GATTGACGAAGAGCTGTTGGGAGATGGACACAGCTATAGTCCTAGAGCTATTCATTCGTGGCTGACTAGGGCCATGTACAGCCGCCGCTCCAAGATGAACCCTCTCTGGAACACCATGGTCATTGGAGGATATGCTGATGGAGAAAG CTTCCTGGGGTATGTGGACATGCTTGGTGTAGCCTATGAAGCCCCTTCGCTCGCCACTGGTTATGGTGCATACTTGGCTCAG CCTCTGCTTCGAGAAGTTTTGGAGAAGCAACCAGTGCTGAGTCAGACTGAGGCCCGAGAGTTAGTAGAACGCTGCATGCGAGTTCTTTACTATCGAGATGCTCGTTCATATAACCGG tttcaaaTTGCCACCGTAACTGAAAAAGGTGTTGAAATAGAGGGACCGCTATCTGCTGAGACCAACTGGGATATTGCCCACATGATCAG tggctTTGAATGA